From the Halomonas sp. MCCC 1A13316 genome, the window GGCCATCAAGCTCTCCGCGCTTGACCAGCTGCCTGACCAGGCGCTGCCCGAGGAAACCGGCGGCACCGGTGATGGCGATATGCATGATTGTCTCGCTCCTGTTGTCCTTGTTGCGTTGTTTACTGCCCATGGGCCCGAGCCCGATCCTGGCGCAATGTCCGCCCTTACCCCGTGGGGGAAAGACTCCACCCCTGGCGGTTACCGCCCAAGGGTCACCTCCCCTGGGTGGCTCCGTGAGAATCCGTCAACCCGTACGCCCTTCCCCACCCCAGCCCCTCGCGGGTACCGCCGGCCGGGCAATACTCGCAGCCCACCCAGCCGCCGTAGCCCAGCGCTTCCAGCCGTGCGAACAGGGCCGGGTAATGCACCTCGCCAACGTCCGGTTCGTGGCGCTGCGGCACACCGGCGACCTGCACGTGGCCGATCCGCGGGAACTGCCGTTCCAGATGGTGGGTCAGGTCGCCCTCCATGATCTGGCAGTGGTAAAGGTCGAACTGCAGGCGCAGGTTGGGTTCGCCCACCTCCTTCAGCACCGCCATGGCCTGGTCCTGGTGCGAGAGGAAGAAACCGGGCATGTCGCGGGTGTTGATCGGTTCGATCAGCACCTCTCGGTCGAGCTTCGCCGCCTCGCGGGCGGCGAAGCGCAAGTTCGTCACATAGCTGGTGTGATGCGCGGCCCGCACGTCTTCCTGGGCGCGGCCATCGGCATCCATCGGCAGTAGCCCCGCCATGGCGTGCACCCGGGAGCAGCCCAGGGCCTCGGCGTAGCGCAGTGCCTCCACCACGGAGTCGCGGAACTCCGCCTCGCGCCCCGGCAAGCTGGCCAGGCCACGCTCGCCGGCTTCCCAGTCGCCGGGGGGCAGGTTGAAAAGCACCTGCTCCAGGCCGCTCTCGTCCAGTTCCGCACGCAGTGCCTCGGGCGTATAGGCATAGGGAAAAAGGTACTCGACGCCGCGGAAGCCGGCCTCGGCCGCCGCCACGAAGCGGTCGAGGAACTCATGTTCGGTGAACAGCATGCTGAGGTTGGCGGCCAGTCGGATCATCATCGGCTCCTACGGTGAGGGCGAGCGCAGTCAGTTTTCGGGCAAAGCCTTAGTCGCGGGGGAAACGGGCCTCCAGTTCGGCCACCTGCTCGGCAGTCAGGGCACGCGGATTACGGCCATGCAGCAGCAGGAACAGCTTGGCGGTCTCCTCCAGCTCCTCGGTGGCATAGACCGCCGCCTCCAGGCTCTTGCCGGCCACCACCGGGCCGTGATTGGCCAGCAGCACGGCACTGTGCGCTCCCGCCAGGCCGCGCACCGCATCGCCCAGGGCCGGGTCGCCGGGAATGTGATACGGCACCAGCGGCAACCGGCCCACGCGCATCACGTAGTAGGCGGTGAGCGGCGGGATGCAGTCGCACGGGTCGATGTCGGGCAGGCAGGAGACGGCCACCGAATGGGTGGAATGAAGATGCACGATGGCCTGGGCCTGGGGGCGCTCGGCGTACATCGCCATGTGCAGGAAGTGCTCCTTGGTGGGCTTGTCGCCGTCCTGCCAGGCGCCTTGACGATCGAGGCGCGAGATGCGCGCCGGGTCCAGCCGCCCCAGGCAAGCATTGGTGGGCGTCATCAACCAGCCGCCGTCATCCGTGCGCACGCTGATGTTGCCGCTGGAGCCCATGGTCAGGCCGCGATCGAAAAGCGATTGGCCCAGCGTGGCGATCTGCTCGCGCAGGCGGGTCTCGTCATGGACGCTCATGCTCGCCCTCCCCCGTCATTTCGTCCAGCACCGCGAAGGCGCGCGAGAAGAACT encodes:
- the otnC gene encoding 3-oxo-tetronate 4-phosphate decarboxylase; translation: MSVHDETRLREQIATLGQSLFDRGLTMGSSGNISVRTDDGGWLMTPTNACLGRLDPARISRLDRQGAWQDGDKPTKEHFLHMAMYAERPQAQAIVHLHSTHSVAVSCLPDIDPCDCIPPLTAYYVMRVGRLPLVPYHIPGDPALGDAVRGLAGAHSAVLLANHGPVVAGKSLEAAVYATEELEETAKLFLLLHGRNPRALTAEQVAELEARFPRD
- the otnI gene encoding 2-oxo-tetronate isomerase, with the protein product MIRLAANLSMLFTEHEFLDRFVAAAEAGFRGVEYLFPYAYTPEALRAELDESGLEQVLFNLPPGDWEAGERGLASLPGREAEFRDSVVEALRYAEALGCSRVHAMAGLLPMDADGRAQEDVRAAHHTSYVTNLRFAAREAAKLDREVLIEPINTRDMPGFFLSHQDQAMAVLKEVGEPNLRLQFDLYHCQIMEGDLTHHLERQFPRIGHVQVAGVPQRHEPDVGEVHYPALFARLEALGYGGWVGCEYCPAGGTREGLGWGRAYGLTDSHGATQGR